In one window of Cytophagaceae bacterium ABcell3 DNA:
- the rpsU gene encoding 30S ribosomal protein S21 → MILVNVNENESLDKALKRFKKKSEKTGVLNEVRNRSFYEKPSVSKRNRRTKAMYRQKVNQSQYQ, encoded by the coding sequence ATGATTTTAGTCAATGTAAACGAAAATGAATCATTAGACAAGGCACTAAAAAGATTCAAAAAGAAGTCTGAAAAAACTGGTGTATTAAATGAAGTCAGAAACAGAAGCTTTTATGAAAAACCCTCTGTTTCAAAACGGAATAGAAGAACAAAAGCCATGTACAGGCAAAAAGTTAATCAAAGTCAGTACCAGTAG